The Romeriopsis navalis LEGE 11480 genome segment ACATGCATGGGCCGGATTGGTGGGCCGCCTTGCCGAATGTGGCGGCGGTGACGACGGCGCAAATCCTGCAAACCCAAGCGATTGTCCTGGCCCCCATGGCGGCTTGTGCGACCGGTATCACAACGCTGGCGCGGGGGGCTGAGTTGATTGATGCGGGCCAGTGTGACCGTGTGATTGCTGGTGCAGTTGATACACCGGTCACTCGGCTCACCTTAGCTGGTTTCGCCAAGATGGGGGCGTTAGCCAAAACCGGTGCCTATCCGTTTGATCGAGCGCGTGAGGGATTTGTGCTGGGAGAGGGGGGCGCGGTCCTTGTGCTGGAGTCGCGGGCGTCGGCGCAAGCCCGTGGCGTGCGGATTTATGGGCGGTTAATGGGCGCGGGTTTGAGTGCGGATGCCTACCATATTAGTTCACCGAATCCACTCGGGACTGGTGCACAGCGGGTGATGCAGCAGGCATTAGCGATCGCTGGCCTGAAGCCAGGGGAAATTGACTATATTCACGCCCACGGAACCGCCACGAAGTTGAATGATGCCATGGAGGCGCGGATAATTTACCAGCTATTTGGGGATGACGACGGCGCGTCTGCGGCCCAATCACGGCCTTGGGTCAGCTCAACGAAAGGTGCAACCGGCCACACCCTTGGGGGGTCCAGTGCTTTAGGTGCAGCGGTTTGCCTGATGGCACTGAAGAATCAAGTAGTTCCGGGATGTGTGGGCTTACGCCAGCATGATTTGCCGATTCAGATCGCCCACCAGACGGTGTTAACCAAATTGCGATATGCCATCTGTAACGGCTTTGGCTTCGGCGGACAAAATGGCGCGATCGTTTTTGGCCCAGCGGATATGAACTAATCGCGGATTTATTTTGAGCTTGATGGGTGTGTTTATTCGAGTTAACGAGTGTTTCCGGGGCAGAAAATCATCTCGAAGTCGCTTCGCTAATTTTGTGGTGATGCAATCGCCTTCCGATCGATCGTCGCCATTCAATCTGGCTATGGTGTTGTCGATCGCTGAGCTTCCTGGCGGTGATGTTGCCTTGATCTGCGATCATCATGCGATCGCCGGGGATGGGGTTCCCGTTCAGCGGAGGTCAAAGAAAGTTGCGAGGATATTAGGCAATATGTCGTGGCCCCAAATATTAAATGCCTCCCAATTTCGCTGTCGAGCGTAATTGGAAGGCAGGTTCGACGTGATTTCCAAAACGGCGGCTTCGATGT includes the following:
- a CDS encoding beta-ketoacyl-ACP synthase; amino-acid sequence: MDVVVTGIGLRSALGNLAQTWQKLLLGESGIQLQQPFPDQSAFPLGLLAETPATDLRSLTQAVVTDAIQDAGLTLPLVDCAVVVGSSRGNQTLLEQRLWEDMHGPDWWAALPNVAAVTTAQILQTQAIVLAPMAACATGITTLARGAELIDAGQCDRVIAGAVDTPVTRLTLAGFAKMGALAKTGAYPFDRAREGFVLGEGGAVLVLESRASAQARGVRIYGRLMGAGLSADAYHISSPNPLGTGAQRVMQQALAIAGLKPGEIDYIHAHGTATKLNDAMEARIIYQLFGDDDGASAAQSRPWVSSTKGATGHTLGGSSALGAAVCLMALKNQVVPGCVGLRQHDLPIQIAHQTVLTKLRYAICNGFGFGGQNGAIVFGPADMN